A DNA window from uncultured Methanoregula sp. contains the following coding sequences:
- the tuf gene encoding translation elongation factor EF-1 subunit alpha produces the protein MAASDKPHMNLAVIGHIDHGKSTTVGRMMFETGAVPAHIIEGYRKEAESKGKATFEFAWVMDNLKEERERGITIDIAHKRFDTPKFYFTVVDCPGHRDFVKNMITGASQADAAVLVVAAPDGVMEQTKEHVFLARTLGITQIIIAVNKMDAVKFDEKRFNEVKKDLSELIKMVGYKPDETLFIPISSLGGQNIKANSPEMSWYKGLALIPALDTFKEPAKPTDKPMRLPIQDVYSISGIGTVPVGRVETGIVKKGMKVSFMPANKAGEIKSIEMHHEEIPQAIPGDNVGFNVRGIGKGDIRRGDVMGPAEAPPTVADEFTAQIVVLQHPSALTVGYTPVFHCHTTQTACTFVELKKKLDPRSGQTKEENPTFLKSGDAAIVVIKPTKPMVIENVKELPQLGRFAVRDMGSTIAAGMCIAIQPKQML, from the coding sequence ATGGCAGCATCTGACAAGCCCCATATGAATCTGGCCGTTATCGGCCACATCGACCACGGAAAGTCAACCACCGTCGGACGGATGATGTTCGAGACCGGCGCTGTACCGGCCCACATCATCGAAGGGTACCGCAAGGAGGCTGAATCCAAGGGTAAGGCAACCTTTGAATTTGCATGGGTTATGGACAACCTCAAGGAAGAGCGTGAGAGAGGTATCACCATCGATATCGCTCACAAGAGGTTCGACACCCCCAAGTTCTACTTCACGGTTGTAGACTGCCCCGGACACAGAGACTTCGTCAAGAACATGATCACCGGTGCTTCCCAGGCGGACGCAGCAGTCCTCGTTGTTGCAGCACCCGACGGTGTCATGGAGCAGACGAAAGAGCACGTCTTCCTCGCAAGGACCCTTGGCATCACCCAGATCATCATCGCCGTCAACAAGATGGACGCGGTCAAGTTCGATGAGAAGCGGTTCAACGAAGTCAAGAAGGACCTCTCCGAACTCATCAAGATGGTCGGTTACAAGCCGGACGAGACCCTGTTCATCCCGATCAGCTCACTCGGCGGCCAGAACATCAAGGCAAACAGCCCTGAAATGTCCTGGTACAAGGGACTGGCACTCATCCCGGCACTCGACACCTTCAAGGAGCCGGCAAAACCAACCGACAAGCCCATGCGCCTGCCCATTCAGGATGTTTACAGCATCAGCGGTATCGGCACCGTGCCGGTCGGCCGTGTTGAAACCGGTATCGTGAAGAAGGGAATGAAAGTCTCCTTCATGCCCGCCAACAAGGCAGGGGAAATCAAGTCCATCGAGATGCACCACGAGGAAATCCCCCAGGCAATCCCCGGGGACAACGTTGGTTTCAACGTCCGTGGTATCGGCAAGGGCGACATCCGCCGTGGCGATGTTATGGGCCCGGCAGAAGCACCACCGACCGTTGCAGATGAATTCACTGCACAGATCGTCGTGCTTCAGCACCCCAGCGCACTGACCGTCGGATATACCCCGGTCTTCCACTGCCACACAACCCAGACCGCATGCACCTTTGTCGAGCTCAAGAAGAAACTCGATCCCCGCAGCGGCCAGACCAAGGAAGAGAACCCGACCTTCCTCAAATCCGGAGATGCAGCCATCGTTGTCATCAAGCCGACAAAACCGATGGTCATCGAGAATGTCAAGGAGCTCCCCCAGCTCGGCAGGTTTGCAGTCCGGGATATGGGATCAACGATCGCCGCCGGTATGTGTATCGCCATCCAGCCAAAACAGATGCTCTAA
- a CDS encoding phosphatidylglycerophosphatase A, with protein MFEIEQRLQAHGITIDDMVTAAMGLYVSHGMPEDEAALEIKKKIQKFLADPNVASLLLGAILLEEELYIKRKNSEIADDPVFLLSDEILGMAIAECIGGTYARFEFTRYDQKKPGILAKLGPFLDDAVAGLIAGCTSRLYSECL; from the coding sequence ATGTTTGAGATCGAACAGCGGTTGCAGGCCCATGGCATTACCATCGATGACATGGTGACAGCAGCTATGGGGCTGTACGTGTCCCACGGTATGCCGGAAGACGAAGCGGCTCTCGAAATAAAGAAGAAGATCCAGAAATTCCTTGCCGATCCCAATGTCGCTTCCCTCCTTCTTGGAGCAATTCTGCTTGAAGAGGAACTGTATATCAAACGGAAAAATTCAGAAATTGCCGATGACCCGGTTTTCTTGCTCAGCGACGAGATCCTTGGAATGGCTATTGCCGAATGTATCGGCGGGACATATGCCCGCTTCGAATTCACCCGGTACGACCAGAAAAAACCCGGCATCCTTGCAAAACTCGGACCATTCCTCGACGATGCCGTTGCAGGGCTTATTGCAGGGTGCACCTCACGGCTATATAGCGAATGCCTATGA
- a CDS encoding GMP synthase subunit A translates to MLPIYVVNNFGQFNHLIHRALRDLEIDAEIIPNTTPPEKVAAGCRGIILGGGPAIERAGYCPQYLDLGLPVLGICLGLHIIAAKFGGAVHPGRSGGYGPVEVEICEPDGILAGYPSKINVWASHADEVSQIPPRFTCLARSDICNMEAIALPKKQIYGLQWHPEVSHTFEGERVFENFNTLILENR, encoded by the coding sequence ATGCTTCCTATTTACGTTGTCAATAATTTCGGGCAGTTCAACCACCTGATCCACCGGGCGCTCAGGGATCTGGAGATCGATGCTGAAATTATCCCCAATACCACACCTCCCGAAAAGGTTGCAGCGGGGTGCCGGGGGATTATTCTCGGCGGTGGTCCAGCCATAGAGCGGGCAGGGTACTGCCCCCAGTATCTGGACCTCGGTCTGCCGGTGCTTGGGATCTGTCTTGGGCTTCACATCATCGCAGCGAAGTTTGGCGGGGCAGTCCACCCGGGGCGCAGCGGGGGATATGGTCCGGTCGAGGTTGAGATCTGCGAACCCGACGGGATCCTCGCCGGCTATCCATCAAAGATCAATGTCTGGGCATCCCACGCGGACGAAGTGTCGCAGATCCCGCCCCGGTTTACCTGCCTTGCCCGCTCGGATATCTGCAATATGGAAGCCATTGCCCTTCCGAAAAAACAGATCTATGGCCTGCAGTGGCATCCCGAAGTGAGTCACACGTTCGAGGGAGAGCGTGTTTTTGAGAACTTCAATACGCTAATCCTTGAGAACCGGTAA
- a CDS encoding TIGR00303 family protein, translating to MSFLSKRPEITFKRPLFCSILANTLLSTVPGISGAGPTPEGTLFTPVLDAELVSRGKITSLPMKPNTPTGCPTPASITRSMMELSGIRPFFINAGLRHHPTVPCFDVYGDVGDDPRYGDAVPRAGELFVRGKMMGEILSDCSDLLVLGECTPGGTTTALCVLRALGYDAAVSSSFVKNPVSLKEDICRLVLERIHDAGASDPLDIVRFAGDPMMPVAAGIAKTYAGSLFFAGGTQMLAVCALIRAAGGSVPSVVTTAYVRDDPSANVQSLAGRIGADMIYVDPGFGDLGHPGLARYCIGEVKEGMGAGGAMLLAHLMGHSPGEIRSKILSSVSAYS from the coding sequence ATGAGCTTCCTATCAAAAAGGCCGGAAATTACATTTAAAAGGCCTCTCTTTTGCAGTATCCTTGCAAACACACTCCTCTCCACCGTGCCGGGAATCTCCGGGGCCGGGCCGACACCGGAAGGAACCCTTTTCACGCCGGTGCTTGATGCGGAACTGGTGAGCCGGGGTAAAATAACGAGCCTCCCCATGAAACCCAATACACCCACGGGATGTCCGACCCCTGCATCGATCACCCGGTCGATGATGGAATTATCCGGGATCCGGCCGTTTTTTATCAATGCCGGACTGCGCCACCACCCGACCGTTCCCTGCTTTGACGTGTATGGCGATGTCGGTGACGATCCCCGCTACGGGGATGCAGTTCCCCGAGCCGGGGAACTGTTTGTGCGTGGCAAGATGATGGGCGAGATCCTGTCGGACTGCAGCGATCTTCTGGTCCTGGGCGAGTGCACTCCGGGCGGGACGACAACGGCACTCTGCGTCCTGCGTGCGCTCGGGTATGATGCGGCTGTCAGCAGCAGTTTTGTAAAGAACCCGGTATCCCTGAAAGAGGATATCTGCAGGCTGGTTTTGGAACGGATACATGATGCGGGAGCAAGCGATCCTCTTGATATTGTCCGGTTTGCCGGGGATCCGATGATGCCGGTTGCTGCGGGTATTGCCAAGACCTACGCGGGCTCCCTCTTCTTTGCCGGAGGGACCCAGATGCTTGCCGTTTGCGCCCTCATCAGGGCAGCGGGGGGGTCAGTTCCCTCCGTTGTCACTACCGCATACGTCCGGGACGATCCATCCGCCAATGTCCAGAGTCTTGCCGGCCGGATTGGCGCCGATATGATCTATGTTGACCCGGGTTTTGGCGATCTGGGGCATCCGGGTCTTGCCCGGTACTGTATCGGGGAAGTGAAAGAAGGGATGGGTGCCGGCGGCGCGATGCTGCTTGCCCATCTCATGGGCCATTCACCCGGTGAGATCCGGAGCAAGATCCTCTCTTCGGTGAGTGCCTACAGTTGA
- the rpsJ gene encoding 30S ribosomal protein S10: protein MQKARIRLTGTDFKKVEMVCDRIREIAERTGVNLAGPIPLPTKRLVVPIRKSPDGEGTATWDRWQLRVHKRLIDIDADERALRQLMRIQVPKDIGIEIVLES, encoded by the coding sequence ATGCAGAAAGCCAGAATTCGCCTGACAGGAACCGACTTCAAGAAAGTAGAGATGGTCTGTGACAGGATAAGGGAGATCGCAGAGCGCACAGGTGTTAATCTGGCCGGTCCGATACCGCTCCCGACCAAACGACTGGTCGTGCCAATCCGCAAGAGTCCCGATGGGGAAGGAACCGCAACATGGGACCGCTGGCAGCTGCGTGTCCACAAGCGCCTCATCGATATTGACGCAGACGAGCGTGCACTCCGCCAGCTCATGCGTATCCAGGTGCCAAAAGATATCGGCATTGAAATTGTTCTTGAGAGTTGA
- the cobS gene encoding adenosylcobinamide-GDP ribazoletransferase has translation MKPLLSLIQFSTILPVGKPQDLEAFARHSYLYPIAGYLIGGIVALAVFFVPDHTIAAAFAIAGLLLLTGAHHFDGLLDLGDALMAHGDREKRIRALTDIHIGAGGVALGIGITILLFAGLQEASSIACVLIIGEVCAKFSMAFLTAYGVPFREGIQSFLHQFSRPYYPGLAAILCIPLVLLPVSPLKIAGAFAMMIICPTILLFLSRHLFGGVNGDVVGASNEITRACAVIAVVLI, from the coding sequence ATGAAACCGCTGCTCTCCCTCATCCAGTTTTCAACAATCCTGCCTGTCGGTAAACCACAGGATCTCGAAGCGTTCGCCCGCCACTCATACCTGTATCCCATTGCTGGTTATCTTATCGGGGGAATCGTTGCCCTGGCAGTTTTCTTTGTTCCGGATCATACCATTGCAGCCGCGTTCGCCATTGCCGGGCTCCTTCTCCTGACCGGGGCCCACCATTTTGACGGTCTGCTGGACCTGGGAGATGCCCTGATGGCACATGGCGACCGGGAGAAGCGCATCCGGGCTCTCACCGATATCCATATAGGAGCGGGAGGTGTGGCGCTGGGTATTGGTATCACGATTCTCCTGTTTGCAGGTCTCCAGGAGGCTTCCTCGATAGCCTGTGTTCTCATTATCGGGGAGGTCTGCGCAAAGTTCTCGATGGCGTTTCTCACGGCGTACGGGGTTCCGTTCCGGGAAGGGATCCAGAGTTTTCTCCACCAGTTTTCCCGGCCGTATTACCCCGGTCTTGCGGCAATCCTCTGCATTCCCCTTGTTCTTCTCCCGGTATCGCCCCTGAAAATTGCCGGAGCATTTGCAATGATGATCATCTGCCCGACCATCCTGCTCTTCCTCTCACGGCACCTGTTCGGGGGCGTCAATGGGGATGTTGTCGGGGCATCGAACGAGATCACCCGGGCATGTGCAGTCATCGCCGTGGTGCTGATCTGA
- a CDS encoding DUF3821 domain-containing protein: protein MQTLPGRFWCLLLLGILLIVGFTQGAAINTINSGNTVFLGEQGLDISAAMGSDTKIGWWASGADVNTASPDKTMDVSSQLRSFSVTPTDFSGYLGTWNRIDSTGKADGPAFIVADPNLNLRIEDTTVSIDVTDKWVPTGDAIRFRLESNLAQMASQRNSPALVTIKVQPPGGGVFTALVDPSGSTVSIVDIPLTTTPMYYKDAPIWDTGNRGTYPPGSYTIWAECNTNKMKDNYEQTGKTVSAKISLLDQDNNPLIGAKTPAATTATTIATTITTKPATIATTVLPTTQAPTTITTLPTTVPATVPVTAEPSAPGTTIPASPSPTKTPGFGPVLAGISLLIGIAVYCKR, encoded by the coding sequence ATGCAGACTCTACCTGGCCGGTTCTGGTGTCTTCTGCTCCTGGGAATCCTGCTAATCGTGGGATTTACCCAGGGTGCAGCAATCAACACCATCAACTCCGGCAATACTGTGTTCCTTGGTGAACAGGGACTTGACATTTCTGCCGCAATGGGTTCTGATACAAAAATTGGATGGTGGGCTTCTGGTGCAGATGTCAATACGGCGTCACCGGATAAAACCATGGACGTGTCCTCACAATTGAGATCATTTTCAGTCACCCCAACAGACTTCTCGGGTTATCTTGGAACCTGGAACCGGATTGACAGTACGGGAAAAGCGGATGGACCTGCCTTCATTGTTGCGGACCCCAACCTGAACCTCCGAATCGAGGATACAACCGTCAGTATCGATGTCACCGACAAATGGGTCCCGACCGGTGATGCTATCCGTTTCCGGCTGGAATCGAACCTGGCCCAGATGGCATCGCAGCGCAACTCCCCTGCACTGGTTACGATCAAAGTCCAGCCTCCCGGTGGTGGGGTGTTTACTGCTCTTGTGGATCCCTCCGGGTCAACCGTCTCAATCGTTGACATCCCCCTGACAACAACCCCGATGTATTACAAGGATGCCCCCATCTGGGATACCGGAAACCGTGGGACCTATCCTCCCGGTTCCTACACCATCTGGGCTGAATGCAACACGAACAAGATGAAGGATAATTATGAACAGACCGGGAAGACGGTTTCTGCAAAAATCAGTCTTCTCGACCAGGACAACAATCCCCTGATCGGGGCAAAAACGCCGGCAGCCACAACTGCAACAACGATTGCAACAACCATCACGACAAAACCTGCTACCATTGCAACAACGGTTCTGCCAACAACACAGGCTCCGACGACAATAACCACTCTGCCGACTACGGTACCTGCAACGGTTCCGGTGACTGCTGAACCGTCAGCACCAGGTACCACGATCCCCGCATCCCCGTCCCCCACAAAAACGCCAGGGTTTGGGCCGGTCCTTGCCGGCATCTCTCTCCTTATCGGGATAGCAGTCTACTGCAAACGATAG